A genomic window from Streptomyces sp. HUAS YS2 includes:
- a CDS encoding LysR family transcriptional regulator has protein sequence MVHEYRSQPCLSPNSNEEDMGLLLAPRLAYFAAVARHEHVTRAAAELGVPQSTLSRAMVRLEEDLGVSLFARKGRTVALTPAGRTFLGSAERALGEVEKAADSVRADADPTAGKVAFGFLHTMGSETVPGLIRAFRVDHPRIRFTLVQNYGEAMIERLRAGDLDLCLTSPVPDAPDLVARRLDEQRLRLVVPDDHRLAGRKRVRLAEAADETFVTLEPGYGLRRITDDLCAEAGFTPRIAFEGEEAETLRGLVAAGLGVALLPPPAVPRPGVVELNVTAPRAVREIGVAWLDGHPDTPPVAAFKKFLLSKRGTLLPEWDRGR, from the coding sequence ATGGTGCATGAGTACAGGTCACAGCCTTGTCTGTCACCGAACAGTAACGAAGAAGACATGGGACTGCTGCTCGCGCCGCGGCTCGCGTACTTCGCCGCCGTCGCCCGGCACGAGCACGTGACCCGCGCCGCGGCCGAACTCGGCGTACCGCAGTCCACGCTCTCCCGGGCCATGGTCCGGCTCGAAGAGGACCTCGGCGTCTCCCTGTTCGCCCGCAAGGGCCGCACCGTCGCGCTGACCCCGGCAGGCCGGACCTTCCTCGGCTCCGCCGAACGCGCCCTCGGCGAGGTGGAGAAGGCCGCCGACTCGGTCCGCGCGGACGCCGACCCCACCGCCGGAAAGGTCGCCTTCGGCTTCCTGCACACCATGGGCTCCGAGACCGTCCCCGGCCTCATCCGGGCCTTCCGGGTGGACCACCCCCGGATCCGCTTCACCCTCGTGCAGAACTACGGCGAGGCGATGATCGAGCGGCTGCGCGCAGGCGACCTCGACCTGTGCCTGACCTCCCCGGTCCCCGACGCCCCCGACCTGGTCGCCCGCCGCCTGGACGAGCAGCGGCTGCGCCTGGTGGTGCCGGACGACCACCGGCTCGCCGGCCGCAAGCGGGTCCGCCTCGCGGAGGCCGCCGACGAAACCTTCGTCACCCTGGAGCCCGGCTACGGGCTGCGCCGCATCACCGACGACCTGTGTGCCGAGGCGGGCTTCACACCCCGGATCGCGTTCGAGGGCGAGGAGGCCGAGACGCTGCGCGGCCTGGTCGCCGCGGGCCTCGGCGTCGCCCTGCTGCCGCCGCCGGCCGTGCCCCGCCCCGGCGTCGTCGAGCTCAATGTCACGGCCCCGCGCGCGGTCCGCGAGATCGGCGTCGCCTGGCTGGACGGCCACCCGGACACGCCCCCGGTGGCCGCCTTCAAGAAGTTCCTGCTGAGCAAGCGCGGCACCCTCCTCCCGGAGTGGGACCGCGGCCGGTAG